TTTTAGGACAATTGGTATTcttatatattttctctttctctctaggatttttggacatttctaggaatttaggacatttataggattttaagacatttctaagatttgggactattctgggattttaaggtcatttcttgtattttaggatgtaTCTTGACTTTAAggatattttttagttttttgatgtttctaggattttaggacattgctacgattttgggataattttaggttttaggacatttctttcatttattttattttttcctatttggccttttttggataactttttacaaatttcttgcaatattgaAGAGATTGAGacacttttctcaggttttcaATGGGTTAAACTTGTTGATGCAGTTGTCTGTGGTTCATATTAGTGTTTCTGAtagaatttaataaaaaaaaccaactaaaaaCTCACCGTTTGAACCAGTTTCTCTCGGTCTTCCCTGTTGCCAACATGACAGGTGGTCCCGGTCACCTGGATGCtctggctctgcagcagcttcacagcTTTGTCCACGTTGGCCTGCCGCCGGCTGCTCACCACCACATGAGCGCCTCTCTTTCCCAGCCCCTGAGCTACGGCCAGACCAATTCTGACAGGAAACAAGGAGCAAAACATCTCAGCAAAAGATCAGG
This Plectropomus leopardus isolate mb unplaced genomic scaffold, YSFRI_Pleo_2.0 unplaced_scaffold4827, whole genome shotgun sequence DNA region includes the following protein-coding sequences:
- the LOC121939440 gene encoding dehydrogenase/reductase SDR family member 4-like; translated protein: MLMSVFRCLRTNPVAGLRSMSQSSLAGKVAIVTASTDGIGLAVAQGLGKRGAHVVVSSRRQANVDKAVKLLQSQSIQVTGTTCHVGNREDREKLVQT